Part of the Lolium rigidum isolate FL_2022 chromosome 6, APGP_CSIRO_Lrig_0.1, whole genome shotgun sequence genome, AATATTCTTGATATTCAAAATATGGTAGCAGGGACGGACCCAAGTGTAGCTCACTGAGGACACATGCTCCCACTCATATATTTTTCTGGGTCCGCTACTGATAGTAGGCCGTTAAATATGGCCTAAAATGTACTGAAATTTTTTTTTAGCCGAGGAAGCACGAAAGTTGCGAAAAATAAATTTTGAGTGGCAGGCAATCGTAACGCAATCGCGTAGGCTAAACCCGGCTATCGTCTCGTTCACTCCAGACGGAAAACGGCTGCTCTCGCTTCCATCCAAATTCCAGAATGACATCCACTTCTCTGTCTCTCCGTTCTCCGGCCTCCTTCCCCTTCCCGTCGGCCACCGGAGCCTGCGGCCACGTCCGCTGGGCCCAACCGCTGCCCCCCAAACTCTTCCGCTCTTCGCTTCCGCCGGCCGCCACCCCCGCAACCGCAATATCGCGCAGGCTCCTCGTACCGGCAGCTGCTGGCCTTTGGGACCTCCTCTCCGGCGGAGCTGGCGGCGCAGCCGCCGCTACTCTCGCCGTCCGTCGAGGCATGCAGCTCTTCAAGCAGGTCAGATGATAACAGGACCTCCTTTTGCGCTCCTTTCCCATTCCATTTCCGTAATTACAGAGGAGCCCCTGAGCCAATTTTTCGACATGTCAGGGAGATGTGGCTGGGTCAGTGGCGGAGTTCGATCGAGCGATTGAGTTGGATCCACGGCAGAAAGCATGTATGTGGTGCTAACTTACCCTTGCGCACCTACACCTGTTATCACTTcggatgaagaagatgaacatGCTGCAACTATGTGCGTTTGTGTTTTCAGATCTCTGGCAGAGGGGGCTTTCGTTGTATTACTTAGACAGGTGCATACATATAATCCAATCACTAATCCATTGGTTTATCCATCATTTTACTGGCTGTGTACTTGAAATAGGTTCGAAGACGCCGCGGAGCAGTTCAGGCTGGATGTTGCTCAAAACCCCAATGACACCGAGGAGTCGATATGGTGCTTTCTGTGTGAAGCTCAGCTGTATGGGGTAGAGGAAGCAAGGAAGCGCTTCTTGGAGGCaagttctgttttttttttcagtgTAATTCAGTGATACCGTGACTATAGCTAATGCATTCAACATAATAAAATACCATCGTTAGTGCACAATTGGAGAACTTTGATGTCAAGCTAGCTAAAAAGGACACCTGAAAACCAAACGTCAAACATAACAAAACTATAAATTCATCGACAAATTGAAGATTGAGTTGAAACATATAGGTGGTTTTTGTACGAATCAAATTTGGTAGGGATACTGAGCATACCATATTCCAATGTAGTACTTTTTGGTACTCTTTGCAATCATTTTCGTATTTCAAACAAAAAGGGGCTGCTGCGCCTGCATACTAAAAAATGTTGATAACTTGGTGTGAAATTCACTTTCAGGTTGGTTTAGATCGAAGACCTGTAATGCATGAGGCTTACGCCTTGTTCAAAGATGGCGGGGACCCTGAGAAGGTGATTTTATTTGAAGTAGAATGCATATATCTAGTCTGTGTCCTTATAGATTTCTGTGAGACTGACATTGCCTTATCATGATTTCTTTGTCTCCACTCTCCAGTTTGCTTCAAACTTTTCTAGTAGTTCTGATGGCgaactcttttatgcatcattATATGCTGGACTTTACTATGAATCTCAGGTATAAATCGAGCAATCTCTCTGTATTCTGTTTTATGCTATTTTGCAGCTTTCCTAATAGTTGTAGCTGAAttaatctgtttttttttttcctgaaaaGGAGTTAAACTAATCTGCTACATCCGGTATTACAAATTTTCTTTCTTAGTAGAATGACATCTAGACATCTTTAGTTTGTCGAATCACCTGTCCTCTTACATCCACTTTGTTGAAGGTTACAGGTATAAATAAATCCAATTAACACGTAATGGCAGAAAGCAACATATACTTGAAAATATTGTTCATCAGATTTTGTTTGTACTCCATAGCTTCTAGTTTGTGTTAGAACTGGAACAATTTGCATATCTTGCAACCAGGCTAATTAATATTTTGCAAATTCCGTAATCTTTTATCCATGGTCATGGATTTATATGATCTATAAACTCCTTATTTCTGAAACATATAATAATCTAATTACTTACTATTTTCACTATTTACGGAATAGAGGAATGCAGATTTGGCAAAATCTCATATTGTTGCTGCATGCAAGTCACCTTATGGATCAAGGTCCTAATTCCCTTCCCCTTACACCTGGTTCATAGTACAGATATACTAAGTAGCAGCTCATTGACACTTAATTAACAGTATAGTTCTTGGTATAGGTCTGGTGATTACATGGCTTTCCTCGCATCGGTTCACTGTCAGTGTCGCAACTGGACTCTTGAGGGATAGGAATCTTGACATAGTCATAAAGATGATTTAATCATTGCCATTGGATTGGAGTCAGCAAATAGACAGCACCTTAGGTCTATTCTTCCATGGCACAAAATGTGGGGATATACGGTATTCAAGTTATGTTTTGCCAGGTAATATACTGTCTTAATACACGTGTACTAACTTCTAACATTAAACTATTGTTTGTTGCATTTGTCATTTGCATTCGATGTCAACTGACGGAATAAATTTGATAgggaccaagtactaacactatTGCTTGCTTGAAGAAAAACATGAGAAAATACAAAATGATTAACTGCTGGAAAGGAACCAagactactgttttgttgcacgACGTTCCATGAAACACGATTGTATCACTTTTCAACAATTTCTCTGTTATCCTTGATAGAGTCTAATATCTGAACTGAATTGTACATCTTTTCTTATTTGGAAGGCTATCTAAATTACGACAAGAGATTTTCGTGTGATGTTTGTTCATATGTTGATAATTGCACACGACTCTAAATTATGACAAAAGATTTTGTGTGTGGTTGATTTTCATCTCAATAATTGTACGTCCTTCTTTCTTATACAAAGACTATCTATATTATGACAAGAGATTTTTTTTGTGTTGTTGTTTTTCATATGCGATTAATCAATAGTCCATGCCTGGAAGTAGGGTTGTCAAGGAGCAAAGATCAAGGTATAATTCGGAAAGGAGGAAATAGCCCCCGTCCCCGATGAACATATCCATATGCTATTCCCAGAGCCGGCCCTATGTTTTTCAAGGCCCTTGGGCGAAATCAACAAAAAGATCCTTAAGACTAACATATGTGTACGCATAactagatactccctccgttcctttttataataatgcctatagatttttggcatttgtttcagaatataaggttgtagattggctttttttcaattaccccctctaccggtcagctcccacacgatatgcatgaaaaaaatccatacaaaaaggaaacaattaattgagattcctaatgcatgaccccaacgattccttagatttagaaagcattgttttttctttccttaatagtagaacctggctgcacatatatggagagtcaactagagagatttgtgggatttattatgttaatttaggaagttatcgatttccctcattttactctgatctcaaatcgttaagcCAGGGGGTCTTATGTAaagaatactcttgcgctaatttccgtgctaaaaaactataggcactatagaatgaaacggagggagtatataactaTATGTATACGCTTATATGCATATCTGATAGAAATGATAATAAAATGGTAggaaaatataaagtattttctACTAGTTTAATTATCTCAAATAAAACCAAAGACTCCATTAACAATTGCGCTTCAATGCTTCGCAAAAATGCTTCTTCGCAGCACCGAATATCAtttgagaatacttattcaaagcACCTCTTTGCGTTTCAATAAATTGATTGTCTAGCTTTCTCTTTGTCGCAGCACGTAATAATTGTTTTGGCATTATAACACATATAATTGTGAAgaaatttacatgaaattaaaaCTCCAGTTAAATAAATAAGTCATGGATTAGACGAAGAATTAGACAAGAGATTTAATCATGAACTCACGGAGGGCAGGACGGCAGGTCGAGCGGGGCGAGGCAATCTAAGAGACACAATCACATAGAGACGAGAGACAAATGATGAGAGGCAGCAGAACTGTCGAGCTAGGCGATCGGCGAGACGAGAGACAAACGGACGAGCGGTCAGGCAAGACGATTGGTGAGACTAGAGACGAACAGACGGAACACTCAATCGACGTCTATGTTTTTCAAGGGAATCGATTGAGGGAAGCAGCTAAGCAGTGGCCTCGTAGCCGTGGAAGACTGCCAATCGAAGTTGGATTGAATTGACCAGGACATGAGCTACTCTTACTTCTTGCATCTTTTCTAGCTGGCCTTGTTCGTTTATAGtcttgttttatctttttattttcAGTCCATAGTAAACAACCTAATTTTGGGCCCCCCAACGGCCTGGGCCCTAGGCAGCCGCCCATGGCTGCCATGGGTCAGGGCCGGCCCTTTCCTTATTCAATAGTGTAAGCAAAGCGAGGGGAGAAAGTACAACTGAAGGCCGTCTGCCTCGCGACAGAAATTCCACCGACTTAACACAATCAAGTGTCTAAAACAATTACCGTGCACTAACTTAGGCAAATACCCGTGGTCTCTCTCTCAGCCGCcgctctaaccctagccgcctccagttcatcctcctccatagattggttccccctcctccggtcggcttgcCGGCGTCAGGAGGAGTAGGGAAcctgatctatgcgtggagtttcaaataaaagtattgttttcattagattatgttaggattttggtagccgccttcttgttggtttcccctcaatggagatggcatcgtctgcaataagtgatcttcggtctttcgttcggcgacgagatcttcttcccggcgtcaatgatggtgttgaacaatcaaaattttctaggtatgggtcttcggatcttgcttcgccagatcgattttggatcttttgtcgttgttgccgcgaggaggattatcctcgcagtttttgtcccggctgctacgtcctcgacaatggtgattcgtactctcggctctccatcgatgaTGACAAAGCTAGTTGGTTATTATTCCCCGATATActcggtgttggtactcttgccgatgttgtatgatcgctttaatggttgcgtgcgtgcacacaACCTTGGCATTGTGGcttaaaaaattatgggagaactttcgtcggtatttacaggtctatggttcattatctatctttggctgccttcagaagagtacaagattgtgttccggaagaagaaagaattagaagacctcgaagatttgttactatcttttagactttattttgtaatcgttggagtcagttcatgtatctctaccatgtactatttgttactatgaatatatgtggtattgattgtcaaaaaaaaaagtgtctaAAACAATTGAAAAATACACATCTCGTACTTCAACCATAGGTTGATCTTTTTCATCCGAAAACTGTGATTTCAGCTACCACCTTAAGCAAGGGCACTATGAACAtaacaaaaaatgaaaatgacTAGACAAtacacttatacacttcaacacatcCTCTTGCGTGTGACGGGGAGTTAACATGTGGATAGAAGAAGAATGGTCTCAAAGGTACAGACTCAAGAGCCAACACGTGAGCGCAGAGAGTGGAACAAGAATTTTAGGATAAATTCAAACTTCGTACTCGTGCGCTGGTACCAAGCcatgcttcatgcactagccaagacAAGCAAAAGTCCATAAAAATAGCTAGTACAATCTATTTACACACTTTAACAATTTTAACCCCTTAAGTGCGCGAACCTCATCTCTTAAACATGCCTTGAGCGGCCTTAATGTTGgaaaatatgccctagaggcGATGATATTTTCTCATGTATTTAATAGTTTAATAGTATTTTTCTTAAACATCATCAATGATATGTATCACGGCACACGTGATTCGATTGTGAAACTATATATTATATGATGCTTGTAATTATTGTCCCTAGTCAATAAGGTTACGAGGATACATATCCTTGAGTAGTGTACGACTCCACAAGTCATGTGCATGATGATATCAATCCGAtagtacttagagcatctccacccgttCTCTCCAAAGGCCTTTATAGATCTTTAGGAAGTGTTGGGGCCTAAAATCTTGTCTAGCCACAGCCTCTAAAAATGTTTTTTAGCCGGCGCGTCCCAACTTTGCATCCGGCGCTCCCAGGCCGAACCTAGTAGAAAGGGAGGCTAGCGAGGGCGCCGGCACGCCGCGTGTTAGTGGGAACGACGCGGGAAGAAGCCACGGGAAACGCCTGCATACTGTGGACCCGTCTCGTCAGCCTCGGCGGAGTCGTCTTCCTCCTTGCCTTTCGCGCCCGCCAAAGGCTGCTTCACCTTCTGCGCCTGCTCGCCTTCCGCGCCGCATCACGTTAGCGTTAATGCGCCTCCTGGTCGTCTTCAGCGCCGCCTGCTCGTCTTCAGCGGTGGCGTTAATGCCCGACAACGGGCTTCCTCGGCACTATATAAACCACCACGCGCCTCCCTCACCGCACATTCTAGCCATCGACCTCGCCCTCTCCTCCTCTGCGCCGTCCTCTAGCGCCCCTAGCCATGGACCACCAAGACCAAGAAAGAGTAGGCGCCGTCGGTCCCTGCAAGTCGCTGAGGCGCGTGCCCTCTGGGACGCGCGCTAccccgtcccgccggacatgaGATATCCGGGGGGATGGGCGCTTAGCCGCGGCGGCTTGCCGGTCCCGCCTGTGTCGACAGGGAACGAGCGGACCGTGGCAATATGCGACCACTTCTGGGATCACATGACGGCGGAGGAGCGGATCGACCTGCAGTGGTCGCCGGCCACCGACGACGCATGGACGCTCTTCTTCCCGCGGGAGCGCGCATATCACCTCGCCGCCTACGATGGCAACGGCGACCCATCGGCTAACTACAACATCAGTGGACGacggcggtggtggagcgcgcccggGAGGACCCTCGCGTGGGTCCTCCGCTACATCCCCGACGGGAACGGCCCGCCACTGCAGATGCCGCCACGACAGTTGCAGCTGGCGCTGCCGTGAGGCAATGGCGGCCAGTGGGCGGCACGACGCCAGACTTCCTCCTCGTCGCGCTAGTCGTCCTCCTCGCGCGGGTCCTCGGCGCGCGGGTCCTCGTCGAGGCACTCGCCGTACAACATGCCGTCTCCAAGGGTCCCGAcaacggtgaaggacgagccggaGGAGGCTCCACCTTCTCGCAGGCGCcgccatggcggtggcggcggcgccctcgtcGTCCGCGAGCGGCACCAACCGTCCCTGCCGCGCCAGCGCGAGTGGACTCCGCCGCCGGAGtacaaggcgacggcctccatcgTCAAGGCATAGGACGGCCCAGAGGAGTTTCCTAGGCTACGCCAAGCCCAGCTGGAGTCCTTCGCGGTGACGGACGAGTTCGCCGAGGCGTGGAGCGCGGCggactaccgctgcgcggaggaggagcgccgccgtCACCTCGGCCTCGTCATCAACCTCGAAAGCGACGACGAGGCTGGTCCGTCCAGTAGGCCGCGCGGGAGACTAGGGGATGCCGGCCATGGCTGCAACAGCTACCTCCCGCAGCCGAAGGAGGAGGAGCCCGACGATGACGAGGACTACGCGGCAGCGATGTACCGCCGTCAAAGGCAAAAAAAATAAtctatgtttttaaatttgtataAATATTGGTCAAGTATGGCCGAACGGTTTCTATGAATTGTGTTAAATTtcaaaaattcatttatttttagcGTAGAGGCCATGATCGGGAGGTGCCCAGCCCCTATTTCTGTTTTGCCGCCGGCGCCCCATATAGGCCCTAAAACGGCTGCGTCGGAGCCCAtatgggggacgagtggagatgctctcactttGGTAAAGGAGTTTACCAAGTCAGATATACCCACTTTGAGAGTTGAGACACAATGAGCAAGTTGCCATTTGTATTCTGAAGTATAATGCACATGCCATTTCTTTAGAACTAAGGTCCTCACGTGACCCGAGTTGTGAATCGATTAGCTTATGGTCTATCAAGCTCTGAAGCAAATTGCATGACATGGTTGAccaatttgaaattttctttacCGATTCGAAAAGATATTATCGAGGATCGCTCGAGTGATTTGATTCAGGAAGCATTATCATCGATAGCAGTGCAAATTTTTTAAAAAGTAATAAAGATTACAAATTGGTCCATAGACTACCTAGCAACTATTACATATACTAGCGCGAAGGTGTGCCGTTGTCCTCTCCTGAGCCCTCCATACTGTAATAGATAAACGTAACCTTCAAAAAACCAGCACACCAGATCAACAATATAAAATCAAACACTTGAGGCTTATCAACCGTGGCGGAGGGGTGGGGCGAGGGGTTGAGCCGACCGTGGCGGCGCGGTGGTGCGGCTAGGCGCGATGAGGGGCACCGACGACGTCTACGCGGGGCAAGCCGATCTGGATAGGCGAGGCGCCGCTGGGCATCGGGATCCCGGGGCGGCGCTTAGGCTTCTCGAGCTGTGGGTGGAGGCTTGGTGGAGGCGGCGCGACTGGGCTCAGGCTCCTGGTCGGCCTCTACCTGAGATGATCTGCTCTATGTCTGGCGGCCAGGCGCTCTCTATTCGGCTTTTTGTCGGTCCTTCTCCTCATCGGTCATCGACCGGTGGCGTCGGGGCTGCTGGTGCGGTTTTCAATAAAGGTGGATGTCCTAGGGTACCTCTTGGGCGAAGATGCAGACCTT contains:
- the LOC124660705 gene encoding uncharacterized protein LOC124660705 — protein: MTSTSLSLRSPASFPFPSATGACGHVRWAQPLPPKLFRSSLPPAATPATAISRRLLVPAAAGLWDLLSGGAGGAAAATLAVRRGMQLFKQGDVAGSVAEFDRAIELDPRQKAYLWQRGLSLYYLDRFEDAAEQFRLDVAQNPNDTEESIWCFLCEAQLYGVEEARKRFLEVGLDRRPVMHEAYALFKDGGDPEKFASNFSSSSDGELFYASLYAGLYYESQRNADLAKSHIVAACKSPYGSRSGDYMAFLASVHCQCRNWTLEG